A section of the Paenibacillus odorifer genome encodes:
- a CDS encoding protein adenylyltransferase SelO, whose protein sequence is MTEKIDIGWNFANGYTHLPESMFTRIKPTPVRKPELIIFNEPLAATLGLNSTALQSKEGLGILAGNEVPEGTVSLAQAYAGHQFGHFTMLGDGRAVLLGEQITPQGDRVDIQLKGAGRTPYSRGGDGRAALGPMLREYIISEAMHGLGIPTTRSLAVVATGESLIRETEQPGAVLTRIAASHLRVGTFQYAAAWGTVEDLRILADYTLQRHYPEAPVEDNPYLVLLREVMERQAALIAKWQLVGFIHGVMNTDNMALSGETIDYGPCAFMDVYNPETVFSSIDQQGRYAYHNQPGIGAWNLARFAETLLPLLADDQAQAIKLAEEAISDFSERSYQYWLTGMRAKLGIFNEELEDVALIDTLLELMQKYRSDYTNTFRSLTLGVMEDADLFGTPEFKQWNELWQARLSRQQESQSFSQELMRTSNPAIIPRNHRVEEALEAAVERKDYDVMERLLQALSNPYAYSPEQEEYSALPEESACPYRTFCGT, encoded by the coding sequence ATGACAGAGAAAATAGATATAGGCTGGAATTTTGCGAATGGTTATACTCATCTGCCGGAATCAATGTTTACAAGAATTAAGCCAACGCCTGTGCGTAAACCGGAACTGATTATTTTTAATGAACCATTGGCTGCTACTCTAGGGCTGAATAGCACAGCACTACAGAGCAAGGAGGGTCTTGGGATTCTTGCCGGCAACGAAGTTCCTGAAGGTACCGTGTCGCTTGCGCAAGCTTATGCTGGACATCAATTCGGACATTTTACCATGTTGGGAGACGGTCGAGCAGTGCTGCTGGGCGAACAGATCACCCCTCAAGGTGATCGTGTAGATATTCAGTTGAAGGGTGCGGGAAGAACCCCATACTCTCGTGGTGGCGATGGCCGGGCAGCGCTTGGACCGATGTTACGCGAATATATCATCAGTGAAGCTATGCATGGACTCGGGATTCCTACGACTCGCAGCTTGGCGGTGGTAGCTACAGGGGAGTCGCTAATTCGAGAAACGGAACAGCCGGGGGCTGTTTTGACCCGGATCGCGGCGAGTCATTTGCGTGTTGGAACTTTCCAATATGCTGCTGCATGGGGGACTGTGGAGGATCTGCGTATTCTGGCTGATTACACATTGCAAAGACATTATCCAGAAGCTCCTGTGGAAGATAATCCATATCTTGTTCTGCTTCGGGAAGTAATGGAACGTCAAGCAGCGCTAATTGCCAAATGGCAGCTTGTAGGTTTTATTCACGGAGTGATGAATACCGATAATATGGCCCTTAGCGGAGAAACGATTGATTATGGTCCATGTGCCTTCATGGATGTGTACAATCCTGAGACAGTATTTAGTTCCATAGACCAGCAAGGTCGTTATGCCTACCATAATCAGCCCGGGATTGGCGCATGGAATCTCGCCAGATTTGCCGAGACTCTCTTGCCATTGCTGGCTGACGATCAGGCACAGGCGATTAAGCTGGCTGAGGAGGCAATTTCAGATTTTTCGGAGCGGTCCTATCAATATTGGCTAACGGGAATGAGAGCGAAGCTGGGAATCTTTAACGAAGAGTTAGAGGATGTTGCTCTGATTGATACCCTCCTTGAACTGATGCAAAAATATCGGTCTGACTACACTAATACATTTCGGTCTTTAACTTTAGGCGTAATGGAAGATGCTGATCTGTTTGGCACTCCTGAATTTAAGCAATGGAATGAGCTGTGGCAGGCGCGCCTTAGCAGGCAGCAGGAATCACAATCCTTTTCACAGGAGCTGATGCGTACCAGTAATCCTGCGATTATTCCGCGGAATCATCGTGTGGAAGAAGCGCTTGAGGCGGCGGTAGAGCGGAAAGATTACGATGTGATGGAGAGGTTACTTCAAGCATTGTCTAACCCATACGCCTACTCCCCTGAACAAGAGGAATACTCGGCACTTCCTGAGGAATCCGCATGTCCATATCGTACATTCTGCGGTACTTAA
- a CDS encoding serine dehydratase subunit alpha family protein yields the protein MSNLLEILHKEVVPAEGCTEPIAVAYAVSLAAELLEEEITGIQLHLSGNIIKNAMGVGIPGTGQTGLPIAAALGAVVGRSHKELEILSGLTQAELKMANDLLDRKLLKVEIKDTPEKLYIEAQLFTQNHTATAIIAREHTHIEYLALDGEKITPRNSKADCGKPSLSDTEEYAGSVDQIFEFICNAPFSELSFLLEGARMNKAISDEGLRGDYGLQVGKKMNQQSAVNLFGNDVANRIIAATAAASDARMDGSAMPVMTTAGSGNQGIACTLPVIALAELLGKDEEMLARALALSNLVTVHIKHYIGRLSPLCGSGIAGGVGANSGIIYLMGGSLEQIKHGIQNTIASLSGMICDGANSTCALKISTSTNTAIQAATLAMNNIAPTTKDGVIFEEVEDTIRNMERLVQEGLAETDKTILNIMLSKGGAN from the coding sequence ATGAGCAACTTATTGGAAATTTTACACAAGGAAGTCGTACCGGCAGAAGGCTGTACGGAGCCGATTGCAGTTGCGTATGCCGTCTCCTTGGCGGCAGAGCTTCTCGAGGAAGAAATTACGGGGATTCAGCTGCATCTCAGCGGTAATATTATCAAAAATGCAATGGGAGTGGGCATTCCCGGGACAGGCCAGACAGGCCTGCCCATCGCAGCAGCCCTTGGAGCGGTGGTCGGCCGTTCTCACAAGGAACTGGAAATTCTGTCAGGTCTGACACAGGCTGAGTTGAAGATGGCAAATGACCTGCTGGATAGAAAGCTGCTAAAAGTGGAGATAAAGGACACTCCTGAGAAATTATATATTGAAGCCCAGTTGTTTACGCAGAACCATACGGCGACTGCCATTATTGCCAGAGAGCACACCCATATAGAATATTTGGCTCTGGACGGGGAGAAAATAACACCCCGGAATTCAAAAGCCGACTGTGGCAAGCCTAGTCTTTCCGACACGGAAGAGTATGCGGGCTCAGTAGACCAGATATTCGAGTTTATCTGTAACGCTCCTTTTTCAGAGCTTAGCTTTCTCTTGGAAGGAGCGCGGATGAACAAAGCGATCTCTGATGAGGGATTGCGAGGCGATTATGGCTTGCAAGTAGGCAAGAAAATGAATCAGCAATCTGCGGTGAATCTGTTCGGCAATGATGTAGCGAACAGAATTATCGCGGCCACTGCAGCGGCTTCAGATGCTCGAATGGATGGCAGTGCAATGCCTGTGATGACAACTGCGGGCAGCGGTAATCAAGGCATCGCCTGTACACTACCCGTTATAGCTCTGGCGGAATTGCTGGGCAAAGATGAAGAAATGCTAGCTCGGGCGCTTGCACTGAGCAATCTGGTCACTGTGCACATCAAACATTATATCGGGCGTTTGTCCCCATTATGTGGTTCAGGGATTGCAGGAGGAGTAGGAGCAAATAGCGGGATCATTTATCTCATGGGCGGCAGTCTTGAGCAGATCAAGCATGGGATACAGAATACGATAGCTTCTTTGTCAGGGATGATCTGTGACGGTGCGAATTCTACCTGTGCGCTGAAAATTTCCACCTCCACCAATACGGCGATCCAGGCAGCCACACTGGCTATGAACAACATTGCTCCTACAACCAAGGATGGTGTGATTTTCGAAGAGGTGGAAGATACCATCCGCAACATGGAGCGTTTGGTTCAGGAAGGGCTGGCGGAAACTGACAAGACCATTCTCAATATTATGCTCTCCAAAGGCGGAGCGAATTAG
- a CDS encoding lipase family protein, translating into MSKRNEQGQRAIFLAAVCGQTYTQFSNIDGVFVIPLDYQLCHPIEAQSFNNVWERFGFILESSQEIIIAFRGTSTTTNWISNVLASQERFKYLKEDSLTHRGFTNIYSSARDGIFSTLSKLSPDKTLYITGHSLGGALATLCTLDIAANTSYTTPNLYTYGSPRVGDLDFVNIFKQYVRKSYRYANLFDVVTYAPPHVYKLPKREKKYYYNHVHTFNSLSFQNGSTSGNHVISSYFAELSKLQPEFAQELCITNPGFCPLVATKAEV; encoded by the coding sequence GTGAGTAAGAGGAATGAGCAAGGGCAAAGGGCGATCTTTCTAGCTGCAGTCTGCGGGCAGACCTATACACAATTTTCAAATATAGATGGAGTTTTCGTCATTCCATTAGATTATCAGCTATGTCATCCCATTGAAGCACAATCCTTCAATAATGTATGGGAACGTTTCGGCTTTATTTTGGAGTCTTCACAAGAGATTATTATTGCCTTTCGGGGAACCAGTACGACGACCAATTGGATATCCAACGTCCTCGCTTCACAGGAACGGTTCAAATATCTTAAAGAAGACTCTCTCACCCATCGTGGCTTCACCAACATTTATTCTTCAGCTCGGGATGGCATCTTCTCTACGCTCTCCAAGCTATCTCCCGACAAGACCTTATACATTACGGGCCACAGCCTCGGTGGAGCGCTCGCCACCTTATGTACCTTAGATATTGCGGCAAATACCTCTTACACCACACCTAACCTCTATACTTATGGTTCCCCACGGGTAGGCGATCTGGACTTCGTTAATATTTTCAAACAATATGTGCGGAAGAGTTACCGGTATGCCAATCTTTTTGATGTTGTAACCTACGCACCTCCACATGTCTATAAGCTCCCCAAACGGGAAAAAAAGTATTATTACAATCATGTCCACACTTTTAACTCACTGTCTTTCCAAAATGGATCTACAAGTGGTAATCACGTAATCAGCAGCTATTTCGCCGAGCTCTCCAAGCTCCAACCGGAATTCGCTCAAGAATTATGTATAACGAACCCTGGATTCTGTCCACTCGTGGCTACGAAAGCAGAAGTATAA
- a CDS encoding DUF4181 domain-containing protein: MKIGLILIILAFSNLFLRIWIVGPDKEKLPEDGYELNIKGKLILALVGLITGIVIIIADGPEGTVIKWFWIVVIVVAIGFQSFIDWKFLKHTKQHIVSLILLVLGVVLVYFIF; the protein is encoded by the coding sequence GTGAAAATTGGACTTATACTTATAATACTTGCTTTTTCTAATCTATTTCTAAGGATATGGATTGTTGGCCCGGACAAAGAAAAACTTCCTGAAGACGGTTATGAGCTTAATATAAAAGGGAAGCTTATACTTGCACTTGTGGGATTAATTACGGGGATTGTGATAATAATTGCCGATGGCCCAGAGGGTACGGTTATAAAATGGTTTTGGATTGTAGTTATAGTAGTAGCAATAGGGTTTCAGTCGTTCATCGACTGGAAATTTCTAAAACATACGAAACAGCACATAGTTTCACTTATTCTGTTAGTCCTGGGTGTGGTATTAGTTTATTTTATATTCTGA
- a CDS encoding flavodoxin domain-containing protein, giving the protein MAVLILYATKSGATEQCAKVLSEELPQSKICNIELEKPNIEAFDSIILGAGVRDEKIYKAIRDFIKKNKDELLTKKMGYYICNEKPKKTEELIEKNFPDDLKEAAICIESFGGYKAYKAPKEGTNQLKGILVDKIKEFSQNFK; this is encoded by the coding sequence ATGGCAGTACTTATTCTATACGCTACAAAATCTGGAGCAACAGAACAATGTGCAAAAGTATTATCAGAAGAGCTACCTCAGAGCAAAATTTGCAATATAGAATTAGAGAAGCCAAATATCGAGGCATTTGATAGCATTATTTTAGGGGCAGGAGTAAGAGATGAAAAAATATATAAAGCCATTCGTGACTTTATCAAAAAAAATAAAGATGAGTTACTGACTAAGAAGATGGGCTACTACATTTGCAACGAGAAACCCAAGAAAACCGAAGAATTAATAGAGAAAAATTTCCCTGATGATCTGAAAGAAGCTGCGATTTGTATTGAATCTTTTGGAGGTTATAAGGCCTATAAGGCTCCAAAGGAAGGTACTAATCAGCTCAAAGGGATATTGGTAGATAAAATAAAAGAATTCTCACAAAATTTCAAATAA
- a CDS encoding serine hydrolase domain-containing protein, with amino-acid sequence MKKNLASLLVALLLLVMYVPTSALAADSGKGQTYVNTQKVAAEKAAFLTEKLGTTSLQYALIDGDNIVVSGQSGYSHVESKTAPSATTMYGIGSTSKMYTTASIMKLVEQGKVDLDGSVVSYLNNFTMEDPRYKQITVRMLLNHSSGLAGSNLSNSFLFNDSDPIAKDSLLETLSTQRLKADPGAYSVYCNDGFTLAELIVEKVSGTDFTTFIHQNFTEPLGLEHTKTPVDSVASSQLASVYNATYSAALPKETINVIGTGGIYSTAEDLVRFATIFTGQSTGILSEKSVKAMEQEEYKRGIWPKGTDNSLAYGLGWDSVNLYPFNQYEIKALTKGGDTGLYHTSLVVLPEQRMAAAVISSGGASTTDQMLANEILLSALQEKGVIKELKATPTFKASNKEDMPQELVNYAGVYGDSTQLMKIEVSKAGELSISSIIAPTMPAQKFSYNSNGEFLDAEGTSKVSFVKESNGRIYLWSQGYGVIPGLGETAVTQYAAEKLEPNALSQEVITAWQQRQGKLYFDVSEKYSSQYYMSMPVAGIAMFPDAPGYMGSNKITGPNKAEMTVQIPTIAGRDLADLIFEEKKGVEYLKIGNQLFIHQDAVKPIYAGPQSMVTIQSDGYARWYGVPETATGKIMTVELPTKSSFAVYDENGVCVNYFTISGLKQVKLPSNGKIVFVGDVGAKFEVTLKAQ; translated from the coding sequence ATGAAGAAGAATTTGGCATCCCTATTAGTTGCTTTGCTTCTACTGGTAATGTATGTCCCTACGAGTGCATTAGCAGCAGATAGCGGCAAAGGGCAAACGTATGTGAACACTCAGAAGGTGGCAGCAGAGAAGGCAGCATTCTTAACGGAAAAGCTGGGAACGACTAGTCTCCAATATGCTCTTATTGATGGCGATAATATCGTTGTGAGCGGTCAATCTGGATATAGTCATGTGGAGAGTAAGACAGCACCAAGCGCTACAACGATGTATGGAATTGGCTCAACGAGTAAAATGTATACAACAGCTTCTATTATGAAGCTTGTTGAGCAAGGGAAAGTAGACTTGGACGGTTCAGTCGTATCTTATTTGAATAATTTTACGATGGAAGATCCTCGTTATAAGCAAATCACTGTACGGATGCTGTTGAATCATTCCTCAGGTCTTGCTGGCTCCAACTTATCCAATTCTTTCTTATTTAATGATTCTGATCCTATTGCAAAAGATAGTTTACTAGAAACGTTGTCAACACAACGTCTGAAGGCCGATCCAGGTGCCTACTCAGTATATTGTAATGATGGATTTACGCTGGCTGAGTTGATTGTTGAAAAGGTCAGCGGTACGGACTTTACCACATTCATTCATCAAAATTTCACAGAACCTCTAGGGCTTGAACATACGAAAACGCCTGTAGATTCTGTAGCTTCTTCTCAGCTGGCTAGTGTCTACAATGCTACCTACTCAGCAGCTTTACCCAAAGAAACCATTAACGTGATTGGAACAGGTGGTATCTATTCCACTGCAGAGGACTTGGTGCGCTTTGCAACTATTTTTACGGGCCAATCGACTGGCATTTTGTCAGAAAAGTCTGTGAAAGCGATGGAACAAGAGGAATATAAGCGTGGAATATGGCCTAAGGGAACAGATAATTCGTTAGCTTATGGATTAGGCTGGGACAGTGTGAACTTATATCCATTTAACCAGTACGAAATCAAGGCTTTGACAAAGGGGGGAGATACGGGTCTGTATCATACCTCATTAGTTGTATTGCCCGAACAACGGATGGCAGCAGCAGTAATATCTTCTGGCGGAGCAAGTACAACGGACCAGATGCTTGCCAACGAAATTTTACTCAGTGCCTTACAGGAAAAGGGAGTTATTAAGGAACTGAAAGCTACACCTACCTTTAAAGCTTCGAACAAAGAGGATATGCCGCAAGAATTGGTAAACTATGCGGGTGTCTATGGTGATTCTACGCAACTAATGAAGATAGAAGTTAGTAAAGCTGGGGAATTGAGTATATCTTCGATTATAGCTCCTACAATGCCAGCGCAGAAATTTTCATATAATTCGAACGGTGAATTTTTAGATGCCGAGGGTACAAGTAAAGTTAGCTTTGTGAAGGAGAGCAATGGCCGTATCTATCTTTGGAGTCAAGGGTATGGGGTAATTCCAGGACTTGGTGAAACTGCCGTTACCCAATATGCAGCTGAGAAGCTTGAACCTAATGCCCTATCTCAAGAGGTCATTACTGCATGGCAGCAGCGTCAAGGGAAATTGTATTTTGATGTCAGCGAGAAGTACAGCTCCCAATATTACATGAGTATGCCGGTAGCTGGAATCGCTATGTTCCCTGACGCACCTGGTTATATGGGCTCGAATAAAATAACTGGACCTAATAAAGCAGAAATGACCGTGCAAATCCCAACCATCGCTGGACGCGATCTTGCGGATCTTATTTTTGAAGAGAAAAAGGGTGTGGAGTATTTAAAGATTGGCAATCAATTATTTATACATCAAGATGCGGTTAAACCGATTTATGCAGGCCCGCAATCTATGGTAACGATCCAATCAGATGGATATGCTAGATGGTATGGAGTTCCTGAAACCGCAACAGGTAAGATAATGACAGTAGAGCTGCCAACCAAGAGTTCCTTTGCCGTCTATGATGAGAATGGTGTATGTGTGAATTACTTTACCATTAGCGGTCTTAAGCAAGTCAAACTTCCTAGCAACGGCAAAATTGTATTTGTAGGTGATGTCGGTGCGAAGTTTGAAGTGACCCTCAAGGCGCAATAA
- a CDS encoding MOSC domain-containing protein → MLSVVGEIQGINRYPVKSFAGENLESCMIEPYGMLGDRFCSFYDESKEGWRKYITARNIPNMLTYQAQFIDGQIHVTASDGRTFGWDDNLLEEIQSQTKTPITMSGLKAVHPQLEHPQLLSVDGASILLITDASLKKLEATWGHSLDPRRFRGNFVIALNDDSLFEGDWIGRRLNIGDAQLQVDSFCERCVVITMDPDSLQKDPVLLKKLHKEFDLHFGVYASVIKTGQIRIGDKVELVD, encoded by the coding sequence ATGTTATCAGTTGTTGGTGAAATTCAAGGAATTAATCGTTACCCGGTCAAGTCATTTGCGGGTGAGAATTTAGAAAGCTGTATGATTGAACCGTATGGAATGCTTGGTGACCGTTTTTGCTCCTTTTACGATGAGTCAAAAGAGGGCTGGCGAAAATATATCACCGCTAGAAATATTCCGAATATGCTTACCTATCAAGCGCAATTTATAGATGGACAAATCCATGTAACGGCATCAGACGGGCGAACCTTTGGATGGGATGATAATCTATTGGAAGAAATCCAAAGCCAAACCAAAACTCCAATCACTATGTCTGGTCTAAAAGCTGTACATCCTCAGCTAGAACATCCGCAGCTCCTATCCGTGGATGGCGCTAGTATTCTACTCATTACGGATGCCAGCTTAAAAAAACTGGAGGCAACCTGGGGGCATTCCTTGGACCCACGGCGCTTTCGCGGGAATTTTGTTATTGCGCTGAATGATGATTCTCTTTTTGAAGGAGATTGGATTGGACGCCGGCTCAACATTGGGGATGCACAGCTACAGGTAGATAGTTTTTGCGAGAGATGTGTTGTGATTACGATGGATCCGGATAGTCTCCAGAAGGACCCAGTACTTTTGAAAAAACTGCATAAAGAGTTTGATTTGCATTTTGGAGTTTATGCTTCAGTAATCAAAACTGGGCAAATTCGAATCGGAGATAAAGTAGAATTAGTAGATTAG
- a CDS encoding ATP-binding protein, whose protein sequence is MRTNDFQGFDFVFTQAVMGMALISLDGTFLKLNSALCDLLGYDENELTTPSPTVRTLLDQIHKFISLGSSLPSTSTDPQRLELDYFHPTGHRLSLNVSISILPDDNGEPIFYLTQFENKTLIREMETQLQVVKTHLLEKESSFLQLLEELPQPVLITRGGIVLYANSAGLQLIHAESLDQVLGLSTMDIVDYSNYEILSERRKKFNTDRTTGSVCYLINCLNNQQKYVDGITLPIIYEGNEAYIGIFKDISEQVLEDERLIQSEKLSTAGQLAAGIAHEIRNPLTAINGFMKLLRSSERMNDKYISIIESELKRIEFIVNELLVLSKPQTTHISKPVDLLSLLEQVTTLMNGQAALKNLKILPVCTDQSIWINGEAYQMKQVFINLLKNAMEAMNHGGNIYIHVQTYDREARISVQDEGCGMTEEQINALGKPFYTTKETGTGLGYMITQNIIHNHGGAISIESILEQGTTFTVSIPTIITPEEPIM, encoded by the coding sequence GTGCGGACAAATGATTTTCAAGGTTTTGACTTTGTTTTTACCCAAGCCGTGATGGGTATGGCCCTTATTTCGCTTGATGGAACGTTCCTAAAACTGAATTCAGCATTATGCGACCTCTTGGGGTATGATGAAAACGAGTTAACGACACCCTCTCCAACCGTCCGTACCCTTCTAGATCAGATTCATAAATTCATTTCATTAGGAAGCTCTCTTCCATCTACGAGTACTGATCCGCAGAGACTCGAATTAGATTATTTCCATCCAACCGGACACCGGTTATCTTTAAACGTCTCCATATCTATCCTTCCGGATGACAATGGTGAACCCATATTTTATCTTACTCAATTCGAGAATAAGACCCTGATCAGGGAGATGGAGACTCAGCTTCAGGTTGTGAAGACCCATCTACTTGAAAAAGAGAGCTCTTTTCTACAGCTGCTGGAGGAACTGCCTCAGCCCGTGCTTATCACTAGGGGAGGGATTGTTCTATATGCAAATTCGGCAGGTTTACAATTAATCCATGCAGAAAGCCTAGATCAAGTGCTTGGTCTATCGACTATGGATATTGTAGACTACTCTAATTATGAAATTCTCTCAGAACGAAGAAAGAAATTCAACACTGATAGAACAACAGGTTCTGTCTGCTACCTGATTAATTGTTTAAATAACCAGCAGAAATATGTGGATGGAATTACATTGCCAATCATTTATGAGGGAAACGAAGCGTACATTGGCATATTCAAAGATATATCCGAGCAAGTATTGGAAGATGAACGACTGATACAGTCCGAGAAATTATCTACAGCAGGACAGTTAGCCGCTGGAATCGCTCATGAAATACGGAATCCTCTTACAGCCATTAATGGCTTTATGAAGCTACTGCGCTCTTCCGAGCGGATGAATGATAAATATATTTCCATTATTGAGTCAGAATTGAAACGCATCGAGTTCATCGTCAACGAACTGCTTGTCTTATCTAAACCCCAAACCACTCATATTAGTAAACCAGTGGATTTATTGTCTTTGCTGGAACAAGTCACCACACTAATGAATGGACAAGCTGCCCTAAAAAATCTCAAGATCCTCCCTGTCTGTACTGATCAATCCATTTGGATTAATGGTGAGGCTTATCAGATGAAGCAGGTATTTATTAACTTACTTAAAAATGCGATGGAAGCAATGAATCATGGGGGAAACATCTATATTCATGTGCAAACCTATGACAGAGAAGCCCGAATCAGTGTGCAGGATGAAGGCTGTGGGATGACAGAGGAACAGATCAATGCCCTCGGCAAACCATTTTATACGACCAAAGAAACAGGAACAGGCTTAGGTTATATGATCACACAAAATATTATACATAATCATGGCGGAGCGATCTCTATAGAAAGTATTCTGGAGCAAGGAACAACTTTTACTGTGAGTATTCCAACGATCATTACACCTGAGGAACCTATCATGTAG
- a CDS encoding AraC family ligand binding domain-containing protein — MTREVRTVVFDHDLKFEAYRFEGIMQKFPNHFHDYYVIGFIEQGKRHLLCNQEEHILNSGDVVIFNPADPHACEQIDGRTLDYRCINIQPEVMREYVLEITGIGYLPRFTHNVLYQSELSNPLHDLHQMILEDQSDFQKEELFLFLLEQLLREYTETETPYPAQEPTSEIKIICDYIELHYAQNITLNQLSELSGLSKYHLLRLFTRQKGISPYRYLETIRINHAKKLLEQGILPIEVASLTGFSDQSHFTNFFKRLIGLTPKQYMRIFVQQTGVKSSMELTK, encoded by the coding sequence ATGACTCGTGAAGTTCGAACAGTAGTTTTCGATCATGACTTAAAATTTGAGGCCTATCGATTCGAAGGTATTATGCAGAAGTTTCCCAACCATTTTCATGACTATTATGTCATAGGTTTTATTGAACAAGGAAAGAGACATCTGCTATGTAACCAAGAAGAGCATATTCTTAACAGCGGAGATGTGGTCATCTTTAATCCGGCGGATCCCCATGCCTGTGAACAGATAGACGGGAGAACGCTTGACTATCGCTGCATCAATATTCAGCCGGAAGTCATGCGTGAGTATGTGCTAGAAATTACCGGCATAGGCTACTTACCGCGGTTCACACACAACGTTCTCTACCAAAGTGAACTGTCGAACCCTTTACACGACCTGCACCAAATGATATTAGAGGATCAATCCGATTTTCAAAAAGAAGAATTGTTTCTATTTCTCCTGGAGCAGCTTCTGAGAGAATACACGGAGACAGAAACCCCCTATCCAGCTCAAGAGCCTACTTCTGAAATTAAAATCATTTGCGATTACATAGAGTTACATTATGCGCAGAACATTACGCTGAACCAGCTAAGTGAATTGAGCGGCTTAAGTAAATATCACTTGCTGCGTTTATTTACCAGACAGAAAGGAATATCACCTTACCGTTACTTGGAAACTATTCGCATCAACCACGCCAAAAAGCTTTTAGAACAAGGAATATTGCCAATAGAAGTGGCCTCTTTAACCGGATTCAGTGATCAGAGCCATTTCACAAATTTTTTCAAAAGACTCATAGGCTTAACCCCTAAGCAATATATGCGTATATTTGTTCAGCAAACGGGAGTAAAGTCATCAATGGAACTTACGAAATGA
- a CDS encoding DMT family transporter, which yields MNQRKINTGHLLALLTILIWGTTFISTKILLKDFTPVEILFFRFLIGYFVLLLIYSRPIRTTSFKEELLFISAGLCGVTLYFLIENIALIYTLASNVGVIVSIAPFFTAVIAHFFLEQEKFHRQFIIGFLIALAGIILIGLNGSFLLQLNPIGDLLALLAPVVWAIYSVLMRKISVLKVHTIGATRRVFFYGLLFMLPTLFLFDFQLGPSRFKEISNVAHLLFLGLGASALCFLTWNKAVGILGAVKTSVYIYIVPVITVAASALVLNEKITWAILTGTFLTLTGSYISERKPK from the coding sequence ATAAATCAACGCAAGATTAACACAGGACATCTGCTGGCATTACTTACGATTTTAATCTGGGGAACCACCTTTATCTCCACTAAAATACTGTTAAAAGACTTTACGCCTGTGGAAATTCTGTTCTTCCGTTTTCTTATTGGGTACTTTGTACTGTTACTGATCTATTCACGTCCAATCCGAACTACATCTTTTAAAGAGGAATTACTCTTTATCTCAGCAGGTCTTTGTGGGGTCACGTTATATTTTCTTATAGAAAATATTGCCCTAATCTATACCCTTGCATCCAATGTAGGTGTGATTGTCTCCATCGCTCCATTTTTCACGGCGGTGATCGCTCATTTCTTTTTAGAACAAGAGAAATTTCATAGGCAGTTTATTATAGGATTTTTGATAGCCTTGGCAGGAATTATATTAATTGGGCTGAACGGGAGTTTTCTTCTGCAGCTGAACCCCATCGGTGACTTGCTGGCATTGCTGGCACCTGTGGTTTGGGCAATTTATTCAGTGTTGATGAGAAAAATAAGCGTATTAAAGGTTCATACTATAGGGGCTACCCGCAGAGTATTTTTCTATGGTCTGCTGTTTATGCTGCCTACTCTGTTTCTGTTTGATTTTCAGCTAGGTCCGAGTAGATTTAAAGAAATTTCAAATGTAGCTCACCTGCTTTTCTTAGGTCTGGGTGCCTCGGCACTGTGTTTTTTGACTTGGAATAAAGCTGTAGGGATTCTAGGGGCTGTAAAAACAAGTGTATATATCTATATTGTTCCTGTAATTACAGTGGCAGCTTCCGCCCTTGTTCTGAATGAAAAGATCACCTGGGCAATCCTAACGGGAACTTTTTTAACGCTCACCGGTTCTTATATTTCCGAACGCAAACCTAAATAA